aattcataaatagataaaatatgtCTTGGATTGAATGTGTTTATTATTAAGGTAAATAATCCCTTTGATTACAAAGATACTGAAAATCAAGTGTTTAATGGGCAatgatgattatatatatatggatgtaTTTCCTTGTATAATTATATAACTAACTCGATATTCTTGTATGAGGTTTGATGACTCATGTCAATCAAAAGATTTTTCTCAACAACTTGTTACTCTTATGTTGATTATGGAGCTACCTcacaaatgaaaatgatataagtaaattatcatatatgaaggggtgtttggtaaaacttaatatctATTACTtgataatttaagttgattttaagtcaaattatatttaagttgttgatttaaaacttattacttaattcttacttttaagtattaaggttgtttgttaaaattaacttaaaatttattttaaatcatcaaattaatatatttattctcataaattataattaggataaaaGAAGTTCAATAACAATGGAGGTTATGGagtagtaaaaaaaatcattgaggtaattagaataaatgaaataaaaaggtaaaataaagatataagcTTAAggataatttaattgtttttagttattacttaaagttgtttttgactttaagtCAGAAGTATTAATTTACTTtaacaaacatatttaatttacttaataacttaagttaagttattaagtcactttaaattattaaaagctcatttggtaatgattttaggaagcgcttttaatatttttaatacttgaaaattttcatcattcaaatgttaaaaatgttaaaaacgctTTCTAGAATCACCTCGAAACATACTGagtttatcaaacacccactAACTCTTATAATGAAAGTGATGTgatttattttggaaataaaaataacttgctAATATCTTGTATTGGTGATGTTCATATCTTTtggttttattgttaaaaaccaaaaccaaatgaTTGTAGGAAAGGGATATAAGAAAGGATAGCTCTACACTTGGGATAGAAAATCTTTGGAGGCTTTGATTGCAATAAAGAAAGGTGGCTCCTCTTTAATTTGGCATCAATGGCTTGGAAATCATAATTCAAACTTGATATATTTgttgaaggaaaagaaagtcATTAATGTTACTCATTGGTAACCAAGTCCACAAAGTGTTAATTGTCAAATGGACAAAAGAATAAAATCTCACAATCTTCTCTTGAGAAGATACATTGTGATCTTTGGGGATATGCCCCTTTTGATTGAAATCATTGTTTCTATTTCTATGTAATTTTTATGGAtggtagaaagaaaatatgatttttatttccaaaaatatcaaaatttaatggaaaattaatttgattgaagAATTAAGATCTTTCAATGATCTTCCCCCTTTAGATTTAGATTAGGATTTCCATTTCTATGTAATTTTTGTTGATGATTAATTTAGATTCATATGGTTTTATCTGTcaataaaaaggaattttgatttctttatttattcaaatttttttaaaaattaatgaaaactcAATCAATTGGATCTAGAGAACTTGAGCAAAATTGGGTTGACGTTTCTATAATAAAAACCCGCATGCAACTGTGTAAATATGGTTTACTTTGGGTTCAAAGGGCCCACACGATTTTAAAATGCGTTTAAAAGGTTAAAGAAGTTcgtatatatataatctttataattttttctcctaatatgaaatattatgtttatttattaaatttattttgaggaaaaaaaaaacaaaaatcctatACAAACAACAgtcaattatttattaaatttatgaaaCTCAAACCTAGTTAAACTCCAATAAATTAGTCATGGATTGAAAATCTTGTAAGGAAAGTGATATTAGCTTTATTAGATTCAACTTGAGTTGACTGTCGTCCGAATCAAATTATCCGAGCTGCAACATTTGATAATTAATTCTATATCCTTATGACGTATCAGAAACCAGCCCACTCACAGCCCAAAAGTTACAACATTGGGCCGGCCGAAGCTCAGCCCACTATCACTTTATGatgcttattattattttatttttccaacatAAGATGCCCTGATGTCAGTTTGCACAGCAGCATTCAATCATTTCTTCTCCAAAAGCTGCGTTCGATCGATCTCAGAGTTGAAGGTACTGCTCCAATCTCTATTCCCTTTTCAATCCATCGAATTCTAGGTTAGTTACAAAGCTGAGAAAATAGTTGTAGGTTGGATACATTcctttggatgctgagaaaataatgagaaaatgaaagaaaattttgaatcgcAAAATTTTCACCATCTAGGGCTCGAGAGTACAGGAAATGGCACTTTACCCAAAGCTCTTATGACTCTTTGTTTTAGTTAATCTGGTTTTTTTgttccgtttttttttttcttggtttggaTTTTTGGCAGCAAAGAAAGTGAGAGAGATAATATAGGAATTAAAATGTggtttgcttttatttttcttcattttcttggtaaCCACACGGAGGTTCGGATTTCAGTGCTTTATAGGAAATTTTGAGTTTAGGGTTTGTCTTTGAACAGCAATGGAACTATTGCAAGTTTGGATTACAGCTAAGACTGAAATTTTTGTTAGATTGACGGTCTTTTCTactataaaaatagatttagttTACATGCAGAGAAAATATGAGGAAAGTAAAATAGTTTTgtattgtaaaattttcatcacCGAGGAGGTTTGGGTTGGAGAGGAAAAAATGTGACTACTTAAAACTCAAACTGACTTTTTCGCTTAGTTGACCTGGGTTATCTGATTTTATTGGAAGTGAATGATAAGTGATAACATAGGACTGGAAATGctgttttcttttattcctcaattttcttggaaaccaaacagagGGCCAGGGTTTCTGTTTGAATGCTTTTAACTTGTCAATGCTATTGCTGAAAATTTGAATTCTGGGATTTCATTTTGGACTACAGCAAGCTAGAATTTTGGGGATGTCATATTGTACAATTATATGTATAAACAAATTGAGCTGAACTAACATTCACTAATTTTACTATGGAAATATAAATAGTGCTGCCAATGAATTCCAATGTAAATGAAAGCctttcaaaaatataaagaagagcagaaaactaaaataaaataaaaggagtaATAACTCTTTATCTTCagagaagaaaattaagaacTTCAAAGtacaaaataagtaaaatgaatttaattataatggtatgaatttaattatattggttattTGTTTTGGTAGGAAAAcaacacaaatatattaaaagtgcttGGAAAAGGCGCACAAAGTACAGACGGGGTATACAAGTTGCAACTGAATACGaacaaaaggaaagagaaacaaCAAGCCAACACCCAAAAAACATACTTGAAGCAAAAGACCTCACCCTAAAGCCTTGAAGAACAAGAAAACCCAGACTTAACAAATACTTGGGTGAAACCAACCTAAAACACCCCCACTACTGCCATAACCCCTCTTCATTGCCCTTCTTGAAACCACCACAGAAGCCCCCTTGGAATTACAAAATAGCCCATGACCCCTAAACCCTTACCTTAAGACCAGGTGAGAGAGCACCAGCCCCTCTCCTCTTCTATATCTGAGGAGAAACAAACACCTAGCCTCTAAGCCAACCAACAACAACAAACCTAAAAacttaattatattggttaCGACTGATAAATGATAAAAACGTGAATTTATTATGATTGTTACTGTTAAATAATAATGATGTGGAGTATGAGggaaaataagtaatataataGTAGCACTTTGGGAAGAAAAAGGTCTACAGACTCTTCATACATTTAGATATAGATATAAATATAGACATAGATATGGATTTTATAAAATTCTGTAGAGGGGCTATAATTGGAGAAACCATTGTTTAAATGTTggacttattattatttttttggtttctatATCTTTTTTCtccatgtttttttaattttaatcttgCACTATGTGTACAAAAGTTCTGctgtataattaattatttaattagagCATTAGTATGATTAATAATAATCTCGTCTCAGTTGTTATTCAAACGTTTGAATCTATGCCTCTAGTCTACCTTTGCACACAAGAAAATGGATCTACTGTGCTTGCTGATGAAGGGTGGAATCTAGATTTGATTTCTGCCCTTTTGAGTTAAATATGTAACACTTAATTTTCTGTCTACAAGATGGTCATACTATAGTCTATAGAAGTGGTTATTTTGTCTTTGATTTCATAATTCTGATGtctttgtgttttcttttatttttcttcttctttttccctcttttaAATTTGTTGCCCTGTGTTTTCCTCCTTTCATTTAAAACTTCTGTTCATTGACTTTCAATAAGATGTCTATCGTGGAAGTTTCCTGCTTTGATGATCTCTAGTATTATTTATATCAGTTTTTTTCAATCCCAGTTTTCTAACATTTATTTTTCAGTTTTCATTTGCAAGCTAGATGGACTACAGTTCTGACGAAGAGTCAGATATAAGTGAATCTGAGATTGTTGAATACAAAGAGAAACCATATGAACAACTGAAGACTGgtaaatataaagtaaaaggCACAAATGGCACACTTAGATGTCCCTTCTGTGCTGGGAAAAAGAAACAAGACTATCGCTATAAGGATCTGCTTCAGCATGCTTCAGGAGTAGCTAAAGGCTCTGCCAACAGAAGTGCAAAACAGAAGGCAAACCACCTGGCCTTGGCAAAGTATTTGGAGACTGATCTAGCGAGTGAATCGGATCAAGCTCCTCGTGCGGTTGAACCGAAACCTGTTACTCGAACTCAGGAGCAAGATGATCTATTTGTCTGGCCTTGGACAGGAATCATCACTAACATAGTGACTGAGCAAAAGAATGCATATTGGTTGAAAAAGTTCTCTAAACATAAGCCTCTAGAAGTTCATACTTTCTGGAATGACATGGACCAAACTGCATTAGCCATAGTGAGATTCAATAATGACTGGACTGGTTTCATGAATGCAACAGCATTTGAGAAAGCTTTTGAAGCTGATCGTCACAGTAAAAAGGAGTGGAATGTGCAGAAACAGCATCCTGGTTCAAATATTTATGGGTGGGTTGCTCGTGCTGATGACTACATTTCAGAAGGACCTGTAGGGGAGTATCTTCGCAAAACTGGGGAATTGAAAACAATCTCTGACATTGTTGAAGCAGCAAAGCAGGATAGGAACACTATTGTCGCAAACCTAGCCaatgaaattgatttaaaaaatgagaatcTTGATGAGTTGCAATACAAATACAATGAGAAGAGCATGTCACTAAGTAGGATGCTTGAAGAGAAAGACAAGCTACACCATGCTTTTTATGAAGGTTTTGCCCCTGACTCTATTAATCTGTGTCTGTGGATGTGGAGGTTGTTTATTTGTGCCTTTGTTAGTCGTGTGTTCTGCTTAGTTAAGCCTAAACTCTGCTTAGTTAATCCTAAACTTTTTTATAGCAATGCTACATGGAATTATTGAACTTACTAGTCTTAGAAATCATgaatgtttggttctcactcgttgatgaatttaaaaaaaaatatatatcttcatttatttctaATTGGATTCAGTTGTTTTTCACTGGTCTATTGAACTGTTGTATACCTGTTTGCATGAAGTTTGAGAGAGGTTGGTCAGTTAAAAACATTCCATGGGCAGTGAACCTCAAAAGGCTGCTATTATTACATATATATGCATTCAGGTATTGGTTTTGTATTAATATATGCTGAGTACATAATATAGAACATATAATTCCTCTTTATCAGAAACAAGGAAGATGCAACGGCTTGCACGGGATCATGTCCAGAGGATTCTAGGGGAACAGGAGAAGCTGAATTATGAGTTGGACTCCAAGAGGAAAGAACTTGATAACTGGAGCAAAGAATTAAACAAACGTGAAGCTCTAACTGAAcgtgagaaacaaaaacttGACGATGAGAAGAAAAAGGTGAAAAGCTCCTAACGCAGTTTATACTTTTCATAGATTCATTATTGAATTTTTAGaaggttaaattttaaaattcctaTTTGTTTTGGTAGAAATGGAAATAGTCTGCCTTTCTGTGATGCATAGCAGGAACTGCATAGTTATTATACCCTTCTTTTAGTGTTTATTCTTACATTTCAGAACATGATCTGATTGTCCATAATGAAACCTAAAGTATTTTGTGATTTTAGCTTatagaccatttttttttcacctatTCTTTATTATCACCCAACCACATCTGTCTGTTAACACTAGTTTGTATGTGAATTGACTGAGAATTGCAAAGCATTGTAGTGATGGACCGTCTTTTGGATTGATGAGTTCTGGATCAAAGACATACCATTGGAGCATTTGAAAGAATTCCTAGCCATCCTATTGACTGGATTCTACAGTTGTATGACCATGTCTTTTAACTATCCTAGTGTCTGCTTGTCTTGCTATTGGTCTGAGTATTGCTGGTTTGCCTTATCCATGCAATAGTTAAGCAGTTTGTCTCCTTGATTAGTGTGTACTGTCATAATGAATGTACAGTTGCTTTTCACTCtaggaaaaataaacaaattaatctACTCTGTCCTTCTTTCCCAGTACTGTGTCTCCAGTTTGAATGATTCAATTATAGGGGATTTGTCGTCTTtgtatttgttcttttcttgtttCCCCTTGATGCTCTGTGTATGCCTCCCATGTCCTGGATTTGCTCCCATTTTTACTGGttacttttttaaatatattctttttctagcctatcaaagaagaaaaacaaagcttaTACTCTGTGCTGATATTGTTTGTTATCCTATTAGAATAATGATAGAAACAATTCACTTCAAATGGCTTCCATAGAGCAGAGAAAGGCTGATGAAAATGTCTTAAAGCTGGTTGAAGAGCAAAAGGTGTGCCAATCAGTATCATCCTCAAGACACTAGCTTGTTAATTTAATATTCTCTGCTATTTTACTGCTTGTATAGCTCTCATTGACTGAGATTCTAAATGTGTAGAGGGAGAAAGAGGAGGCACTTAGTAAGATACTTCAGTTAGAAAAGCAGCTAGATGCTAAACAGAAGTTGGAGATGGAAATTGAAGAGATAAAAGGGAAATTACAGGTGATGAAACATCTGGGAGATGAAGATGATACTGCAGTTCAGAATAAGATGAAAGAGATGAATGAAGAGTTGGAAGAAAAAGTTGGCGAAATGGAAAATTTGGAATCTCTAAATCAAACTCTTATAGTTAAAGAGCGTCAGAGCAATGATGAGTTACAAGCTGCTCGTACAGAATTAATTACAGTATGCTTTTCTTTGCCTTTTGTTCTTTTCTATGAACCTGTTGTTTAAATGTTAGGCTAAGAGTTTTTCAAAGTAATCAGATTTTCCAAGTAAGATTTTATGACCAAAATGGGGAAAGCATGGGCCACCAATTGCATGTTCCACTTGAGACAGTCCTTAGGTTTGAAGTTAATTATCAGATGAAATGACCACCCAATTGACATGACATTTCCTAAAATGGtgatagaaaaatgaaataaaatacaaagaaaaagggaaacaGAAACCCTTTTGAATGTGCATTACAAAATTTTTTCTAATTGGTTAAGCATGTTGTTGGAATCATGCTGTCaaatggttgattttttttcctacatCCCCTAGTTGGGTCCATGGAACCAACTGCTAGCCATGTAACTGGATGCAATTAGTTATGATTTTGTACCTTATTCTGTCTACTTATGCTCAATTCTGTTTCCTCAAAACTTGGATAGGTAACCATTGCATTCTTTCCAGCATAATTATTACCTATTGCATTCTTTCCATCATAATTATGTTCAGTAAAATTCATTGAAAACACTGTTCTCTTATTTAGGGTTTGAAAGATATGCTGAGTGGCCGCACTAATATTGGGTTAAAGAGAATGGGGGAACTTGATGAAAAGCCATTTCTCAATACATGTAAGCAAAGATTCTCACTTGAAGAAGCAAATGTACAGGCCTATACTCTAGTGTCCTTGTGGCAAGATAATCTGAAGAAACCAGAATGGCATCCATTTAAAATTGTTGAAGTTGAAGGCGAGACCCTGGTATGCCTCCTGAATATTCTGCTCTCCTTCCATTGCTCCACCCTTTTATGCTCAATTATGTTTGTACTTCTATTATGTTGCATTTGTATTCTGTCATTGCTCACGGCCTCATGGGCCTGAGTCAGAAAAGTAGAATTTATGCTCACAAATTCTTTCATCTCCTGATTTAGCATATCAATGGATCTTTGCTGGCTTATAAAAGTTACAGgtggaaaattgaaatttgtacTTTCTCTTTTCAAGTATCCTTATAGTACTTGGAATATCTTTAATGATCTTTTATATTGCTTAGGTTAAGGTCCTTGagaattaaactaaaatttatgTTCCTTCACAACTGATAACCAAAGATAATCAAGAGATTAATCATGTGCAGGAAATAATAAATGAAGAGGATGAGAAGCTACAAAAGCTCAAGCAAGAGTGGGGTGATGAGATATACATGGCAGTTACTAAGAGCTTGAAAGAGATTAATGAATATAATCCAAGTGGTAGATACACGGTTTTTGAGCTCTGGAACTTCAAAGAAGGAAGGAAAGCCACATTGAAAGAGGTCATTCAGTATATATTGAAGAATATGAAGACACTTAAGCGCAAGAGATGACGATGCTAAAGGTTAGTATTTTCATATGTTTTGATATATGAATTTCTAGTGAAGGGTATGCATATATtatgtaaaaacattttatggACATGGTCCAGTGGACAGTTTTGCAAAAAGTTTTAATCAAGTAGTAGCAgtataatttcttaaaaattttcagTCAACCTtaggtacttttttttttttctttgacatCCTTTTGATTCAACAATACAACAATTATTTTCTGTGGAAggatgaaataaaatttgatgtgATGACAGGCTATGTTTGCATGACATTGGCATTCTTGACTGTTGTATATTGTGAGCTAACCTCAATCTGATGAATCTCAGTTAAACTGTGCACTGTCTACTggttaaatatgattttaattagCTTGAAACTCAGTCAAAGCTCCATACTATCTAATGGTTGGATATGATTTTGATTAGCTCGGTATTGTATTGTCCTCGTAGAATAATTTATATTCCAGctttttaattaaatctttAGGGATTGCAAAAAAATTATCAGAACTTCTCAAGGCTGTTATCTGCGATACTTGGAATCTTCAacttcatgtcaaaataacaTGATAAGAGTACGGGTGTGGGACTCTTGTCAAATATTCCCATTTGCCTTTGGAAAttgaattcattttaaaatttttttttaattgggataaaagagaaaagagagttttaaaaaaaaagttatgaagAATATGCAATTTTTGTTCTAATTgactttaatttgatatttttcttcattatgtCATATCCATCCA
Above is a window of Vitis vinifera cultivar Pinot Noir 40024 chromosome 11, ASM3070453v1 DNA encoding:
- the LOC100257549 gene encoding factor of DNA methylation 1, with the translated sequence MDYSSDEESDISESEIVEYKEKPYEQLKTGKYKVKGTNGTLRCPFCAGKKKQDYRYKDLLQHASGVAKGSANRSAKQKANHLALAKYLETDLASESDQAPRAVEPKPVTRTQEQDDLFVWPWTGIITNIVTEQKNAYWLKKFSKHKPLEVHTFWNDMDQTALAIVRFNNDWTGFMNATAFEKAFEADRHSKKEWNVQKQHPGSNIYGWVARADDYISEGPVGEYLRKTGELKTISDIVEAAKQDRNTIVANLANEIDLKNENLDELQYKYNEKSMSLSRMLEEKDKLHHAFYEETRKMQRLARDHVQRILGEQEKLNYELDSKRKELDNWSKELNKREALTEREKQKLDDEKKKNNDRNNSLQMASIEQRKADENVLKLVEEQKREKEEALSKILQLEKQLDAKQKLEMEIEEIKGKLQVMKHLGDEDDTAVQNKMKEMNEELEEKVGEMENLESLNQTLIVKERQSNDELQAARTELITGLKDMLSGRTNIGLKRMGELDEKPFLNTCKQRFSLEEANVQAYTLVSLWQDNLKKPEWHPFKIVEVEGETLEIINEEDEKLQKLKQEWGDEIYMAVTKSLKEINEYNPSGRYTVFELWNFKEGRKATLKEVIQYILKNMKTLKRKR